In a single window of the Xylanibacillus composti genome:
- the tuf gene encoding elongation factor Tu, whose product MAKAKFERTKPHVNIGTIGHVDHGKTTLTAAITTVLAAKYGGGSAVAFDMIDKAPEERERGITISTAHVEYETDQRHYAHVDCPGHADYVKNMITGAAQMDGAILVVSAADGPMPQTREHILLSRQVGVPYIVVFLNKCDMVEDEELLELVEMEVRDLLSEYEFPGDDTPVIRGSAREALSNPTGEWAQKIVELFEQIDSYIPTPERDTDKPFLMPVEDVFSITGRGTVATGRVERGVVKVGDEIEIIGLQEEARKSVVTGVEMFRKLLDSAQAGDNIGALLRGVDRTDIERGQVLAKPGTVKPHTQFTAQIYVLTKEEGGRHKPFFTGYRPQFYFRTTDVTGIITLPEGSEMVMPGDNITVTVELISPIAMEEGTRFAIREGGRTVGAGAVATIQK is encoded by the coding sequence ATGGCTAAAGCTAAATTCGAACGTACGAAACCACACGTTAACATTGGTACAATTGGTCACGTTGACCACGGCAAAACTACTCTGACAGCTGCCATTACAACTGTTTTGGCTGCAAAATACGGCGGCGGAAGCGCTGTTGCATTTGACATGATCGACAAAGCTCCAGAAGAGCGTGAGCGCGGTATCACAATCTCCACTGCACACGTTGAGTACGAAACTGACCAGCGTCACTATGCACACGTTGATTGCCCAGGCCACGCCGACTATGTTAAAAACATGATCACTGGTGCTGCGCAAATGGACGGCGCGATTCTGGTTGTATCCGCTGCTGACGGCCCAATGCCGCAAACGCGTGAGCACATCCTGCTTTCCCGTCAGGTAGGCGTTCCTTACATCGTTGTCTTCTTGAACAAGTGCGACATGGTGGAAGACGAAGAACTGCTTGAACTGGTTGAAATGGAAGTTCGCGACCTGTTGAGCGAATATGAGTTCCCTGGCGACGACACTCCGGTTATCCGTGGTTCCGCTCGTGAAGCTCTGTCGAACCCAACTGGCGAGTGGGCACAAAAAATCGTAGAACTGTTCGAGCAAATCGACAGCTACATCCCAACTCCAGAGCGCGACACTGACAAGCCGTTCCTGATGCCTGTCGAGGACGTATTCTCCATCACAGGACGCGGTACAGTTGCAACTGGTCGTGTAGAGCGCGGCGTTGTAAAAGTTGGCGACGAGATCGAAATCATCGGTCTGCAAGAAGAAGCGAGAAAATCTGTTGTTACAGGTGTTGAGATGTTCCGCAAATTGCTGGACTCCGCTCAAGCTGGTGACAACATCGGCGCGCTGCTTCGTGGTGTAGACCGCACTGACATCGAGCGTGGTCAAGTATTGGCGAAGCCAGGTACGGTTAAGCCTCATACTCAATTCACTGCTCAAATCTACGTCCTGACTAAAGAAGAAGGTGGCCGTCACAAGCCTTTCTTCACTGGCTACCGTCCACAGTTCTACTTCCGTACAACGGACGTAACTGGCATCATCACACTGCCAGAAGGTTCCGAAATGGTTATGCCTGGCGACAACATCACCGTTACGGTTGAATTGATTTCGCCAATCGCTATGGAAGAAGGAACTCGTTTCGCTATCCGCGAAGGCGGCCGTACAGTAGGCGCCGGCGCTGTTGCTACAATTCAAAAGTAA
- the fusA gene encoding elongation factor G — MAREFSLENTRNIGIMAHIDAGKTTTTERILFYTGRVHKIGEVHEGAATMDWMEQEQERGITITSAATTAQWKGHRINIIDTPGHVDFTVEVERSLRVLDGAVGVFSAKEGVEPQSETVWRQADKYGVPRIAYVNKMDIVGADFLNVIESMRDRLQANAVAIQLPIGAENDFNGIIDIVEEVAYLFKDDLGKEVEKIDVPEEYKAKVEELRTELIEKVAELDEELTMKYLEGEEITVAELKAALRKGVCDVKIFPVVCGSSYRNKGVQSMIDAVVDYLPSPVDVPDIKGVLEDGTETTRKSSDNEPFAALAFKIATDPFVGKLTFFRVYSGILKSGSYVLNATKGKRERIGRILQMHANSREEISEVYAGDIAAAVGLKDTGTGDTLCDEKNPVILESMNFPEPVIHIAVEPKTKADQDKMSTALAKLTEEDPTLRAHTDEETGQTILSGMGELHLDIIVDRMRREFKVETNVGKPQVAYRETFRKAAQVEGKFVRQSGGRGQYGHVWIEFEPLEPGTGFQFENKIVGGVVPREYIPAVQSGIEEAMQNGVLAGFPLVDVKATIFDGSYHDVDSSEMAFKIAGSMALKAAKDKCSPVLLEPIMKVEVTVPEEYMGDGMGMLNSRRGRIEGMDSRAGAQVIRAMVPLSEMFGFSTTLRSGTQGRGVFSMELSHYEEVPKNISDEIVAKNKGE; from the coding sequence ATGGCAAGAGAGTTCTCCTTGGAAAATACGCGTAATATCGGGATCATGGCTCATATTGATGCGGGTAAGACTACTACAACGGAACGCATTCTGTTCTATACCGGACGTGTTCACAAAATCGGAGAAGTGCATGAAGGCGCAGCTACGATGGACTGGATGGAGCAAGAACAAGAGCGCGGTATCACGATTACTTCCGCTGCGACAACGGCGCAGTGGAAAGGTCACCGCATTAATATCATCGATACCCCGGGACACGTTGACTTCACAGTTGAGGTTGAGCGTTCCCTCCGCGTATTGGACGGAGCAGTTGGTGTTTTCAGTGCGAAAGAAGGCGTTGAGCCTCAATCGGAGACTGTTTGGAGACAGGCCGACAAGTATGGTGTACCACGTATTGCGTACGTCAATAAGATGGACATCGTTGGCGCGGACTTCCTGAACGTCATTGAATCGATGAGAGACAGACTGCAAGCCAATGCAGTTGCCATTCAATTGCCTATCGGTGCTGAGAATGATTTCAACGGGATTATCGATATTGTGGAAGAAGTAGCTTACTTGTTCAAGGATGATCTTGGCAAGGAAGTAGAAAAAATCGATGTGCCGGAAGAGTACAAAGCAAAGGTAGAAGAGCTGCGTACGGAGCTGATCGAGAAGGTAGCCGAGCTGGATGAAGAACTGACAATGAAGTACTTGGAAGGTGAAGAAATCACAGTGGCGGAGCTGAAAGCTGCGCTTCGCAAAGGTGTCTGTGACGTGAAGATCTTCCCTGTCGTTTGCGGTTCCTCCTACAGAAACAAAGGCGTACAATCCATGATCGACGCAGTTGTTGACTATCTCCCGTCCCCGGTCGATGTCCCTGACATCAAGGGTGTGCTGGAAGATGGCACGGAAACAACGCGCAAATCCTCGGATAATGAGCCGTTTGCGGCTCTGGCGTTCAAGATTGCGACCGACCCGTTTGTCGGTAAGTTGACCTTCTTCCGCGTATATTCCGGTATTTTGAAATCCGGTTCCTACGTATTGAACGCGACGAAAGGCAAGCGTGAGCGTATTGGCCGTATTCTCCAAATGCATGCGAACAGCCGTGAGGAAATCTCGGAGGTTTATGCCGGCGATATCGCTGCAGCGGTAGGCTTGAAGGACACGGGTACAGGAGATACGTTGTGTGATGAGAAGAATCCAGTTATTCTTGAATCCATGAACTTCCCTGAGCCGGTTATTCATATTGCCGTTGAACCGAAGACGAAGGCTGACCAAGACAAAATGTCTACTGCGCTTGCCAAGCTGACGGAAGAAGATCCGACATTGCGTGCGCATACAGACGAAGAAACTGGTCAAACGATCCTTTCCGGTATGGGCGAGCTTCACCTTGACATTATCGTTGACCGTATGCGTCGCGAGTTCAAGGTAGAAACAAACGTAGGTAAGCCTCAGGTTGCCTATCGTGAGACTTTCCGCAAAGCAGCTCAAGTGGAAGGCAAGTTCGTACGTCAGTCCGGTGGCCGCGGTCAATATGGTCATGTATGGATCGAATTCGAGCCGCTTGAGCCAGGAACAGGCTTCCAATTCGAGAACAAAATTGTCGGCGGTGTTGTTCCTCGTGAATACATCCCTGCCGTACAATCCGGTATCGAAGAAGCTATGCAGAACGGCGTACTTGCCGGCTTCCCGCTGGTGGATGTCAAGGCGACGATCTTTGATGGATCGTACCACGATGTCGACTCCAGTGAGATGGCGTTCAAGATCGCAGGTTCGATGGCGCTCAAGGCTGCCAAGGACAAATGTAGCCCGGTATTGCTGGAGCCGATCATGAAGGTTGAAGTTACGGTTCCTGAAGAGTATATGGGTGACGGCATGGGTATGCTGAACTCCCGTCGCGGCCGCATTGAGGGAATGGATTCCCGCGCAGGCGCTCAAGTCATTCGCGCGATGGTGCCATTGTCCGAAATGTTCGGATTCTCGACTACTCTGCGTTCCGGTACACAAGGTCGCGGCGTGTTCTCGATGGAGCTTTCTCACTATGAAGAAGTTCCGAAGAACATTTCCGACGAGATTGTAGCGAAAAATAAAGGCGAATAA
- the rpsG gene encoding 30S ribosomal protein S7 translates to MPRKGPVPRRDVLPDPIYNSKLVTRLINRIMIDGKRGVAQTILYRAFDLIKDRTGNDPMEVFEQALKNIMPVLEVKARRVGGANYQVPIEVKPERRTSLGLRWLVNYSRLRGEKTMEERLAAEIIDASNNTGAAVKKREDTHKMAEANKAFAHYRW, encoded by the coding sequence ATGCCACGGAAAGGTCCGGTGCCTCGCCGAGATGTATTGCCTGATCCGATCTATAATAGCAAATTGGTCACCCGTTTAATCAACCGTATTATGATCGACGGCAAGAGAGGCGTTGCGCAAACAATTCTTTATCGTGCCTTTGATCTCATCAAGGATCGCACAGGCAATGATCCGATGGAAGTGTTTGAACAAGCTCTGAAGAACATTATGCCGGTACTTGAAGTTAAAGCACGCCGTGTTGGCGGTGCGAACTATCAGGTTCCGATTGAAGTGAAGCCTGAGCGCCGCACTTCGCTGGGACTTCGCTGGTTGGTGAACTACTCGCGTCTGCGCGGGGAGAAAACCATGGAGGAGCGTCTGGCAGCTGAAATCATCGACGCCAGCAACAACACTGGCGCAGCGGTGAAGAAGAGAGAAGACACGCACAAAATGGCCGAAGCCAACAAAGCATTCGCGCATTATCGCTGGTAA
- the rpsL gene encoding 30S ribosomal protein S12: protein MPTINQLVRKGRKAKVVKSKSPALQKGFNAMKREETDLSSPQKRGVCTRVGTMTPKKPNSALRKYARVRLTNRVEVTAYIPGIGHNLQEHSVVLIRGGRVKDLPGVRYHIVRGALDTAGVNNRMQARSKYGTKRPKEKKQ, encoded by the coding sequence ATGCCAACAATTAACCAATTGGTGCGCAAGGGTCGTAAAGCGAAAGTCGTAAAATCGAAATCGCCGGCTCTGCAAAAAGGATTCAATGCCATGAAGCGGGAAGAGACAGACCTGAGCTCTCCGCAAAAGCGCGGTGTTTGCACCCGTGTAGGTACAATGACTCCGAAGAAACCGAACTCCGCCCTGCGGAAATATGCTCGTGTGCGTCTGACGAACCGTGTAGAGGTAACTGCATATATTCCGGGTATCGGCCACAACCTGCAAGAACACAGCGTTGTGCTGATTCGCGGCGGCCGGGTCAAAGACCTGCCAGGTGTTCGTTACCACATCGTTCGCGGTGCGCTTGATACTGCTGGTGTTAACAACCGGATGCAGGCCCGTTCCAAATATGGTACGAAGCGCCCGAAAGAAAAGAAACAGTAA
- a CDS encoding ribosomal L7Ae/L30e/S12e/Gadd45 family protein encodes MSVDKAIQAGTMKIGTKQTIKQVEMGAAAEVFVAKDADPRIAGKIINLCKKHNVKMTSVETMKQLGKACGIDVGAAMAVRIKD; translated from the coding sequence ATGTCTGTGGATAAAGCCATTCAGGCTGGAACCATGAAAATAGGCACCAAACAAACGATCAAGCAGGTGGAAATGGGTGCAGCCGCTGAAGTGTTTGTGGCGAAGGATGCGGACCCTCGCATCGCGGGGAAAATCATCAACCTGTGCAAAAAGCACAATGTGAAAATGACCAGCGTCGAGACGATGAAGCAGCTTGGCAAAGCATGCGGCATTGACGTTGGCGCCGCCATGGCGGTGCGAATAAAGGATTAA
- the rpoC gene encoding DNA-directed RNA polymerase subunit beta', with protein MMDVNNFEFMKIGLASPDKIRSWSRGEVKKPETINYRTLKPEKEGLFCEKIFGPTKDWECHCGKYKRVRYKGVVCDRCGVEVTRQKVRRERMGHIELAAPVSHIWYFKGIPSRMGLALDMSPRSLEEIIYFASYVVTDPGDTPLEKKQLLSEKEYRSYREKYGYAFTAGMGAEAVKKLLQDIDIDREVDMLKEELKTAQGQRRNRAIKRLEVLEAFRHSGNLPEWMVMDVLPVIPPELRPMVQLDGGRFATSDLNDLYRRVINRNNRLKRLLDLGAPDIIVQNEKRMLQEAVDALIDNGRRGRPVTGPGNRPLKSLSHMLKGKQGRFRQNLLGKRVDYSGRSVIVVGPNLKMYQCGLPKEMALELFKPFVMKELVSKGLAHNIKSAKRKVEKVSPEVWDVLEQVIKEHPVLLNRAPTLHRLGIQAFEPILVEGKAIRLHPLVCTAYNADFDGDQMAVHVPLSSEAQAEARLLMLASGNILNPKDGKPVVTPSQDMVLGSFYLTVDNPEAKGTGAIFSSAEEAFAAYQNGHVALHARCAIPVKALKKDSFTEEQNKAMLITTVGKIIFNDIFPSSFPYINDPSKNNLLYGTPEEYFVYEKGVDLRERILNMPVRQAIGKENLGAIIGECFRRYHTTQTSIILDRIKETGFTYSTKAGISIAVADVIVPDEKRAIMSESEEKVKVVTNQYRRGLITNDERYDRIIAIWSKAKDDLTDILMKSLDRFNSISMMVESKARGNKSQITQLGGMRGLMANPSGRIIELPIKSNFREGLTVLEYFISTHGARKGLADTALRTADSGYLTRRLVDVAQDVIVREEDCGTDKGFVVGKIHDGREVIEDLYDRLEGRYSFETVRHPESGDVIVGRNELIDSNIAEAIVAAGIERVQIRSVLSCRTQHGVCKRCYGRNLATGKHVEIGEAVGIIAAQSIGEPGTQLTMRTFHTGGVAGDDITQGLPRIQELFEARNPKGQAIISEIDGVIKDIRDAKDRREIEVEGEAETKVYSVSFGSRIRVSVGQEIEAGDEITDGSIDPKDMLRIKGIRGVQNYILQEVQRVYRNQGVEINDKHVEVMIRQMLRKIRIVDNGDTTLLPGAFVDIHEYEEANKVALFAGKEPAVAKPVLLGITKASLETDSFLSAASFQETTRVLTDAAIKGKVDQLLGLKENVIIGKLIPAGTGMNRYRGIDIIDPNEPESEELEDFAEAVPVE; from the coding sequence CTGATGGATGTCAACAACTTCGAATTTATGAAGATCGGTCTCGCATCGCCCGACAAGATTCGCTCTTGGTCCAGAGGGGAAGTCAAGAAGCCGGAAACGATCAACTACCGTACCTTGAAGCCGGAGAAGGAAGGCTTGTTCTGCGAGAAGATCTTCGGGCCGACCAAGGACTGGGAATGTCACTGCGGCAAGTACAAGCGCGTTCGCTATAAAGGCGTTGTCTGTGATCGTTGCGGCGTTGAAGTGACGCGCCAGAAAGTGCGCCGCGAACGTATGGGCCATATTGAGCTGGCTGCCCCTGTTTCGCATATTTGGTATTTCAAAGGCATTCCGAGCCGTATGGGTTTGGCGCTGGATATGTCGCCCCGTTCTCTGGAAGAGATCATCTACTTCGCTTCCTACGTGGTGACAGATCCCGGCGATACGCCGCTGGAGAAGAAGCAGCTTCTCTCTGAGAAGGAGTATCGCAGCTATCGCGAGAAATACGGCTATGCTTTCACTGCCGGAATGGGAGCGGAAGCTGTTAAGAAGCTTCTGCAGGATATAGATATCGATCGCGAAGTCGATATGCTGAAGGAAGAATTGAAGACTGCGCAAGGGCAGCGACGCAATCGTGCGATCAAGCGCCTGGAAGTGCTTGAAGCGTTCCGCCATTCCGGCAACTTGCCGGAGTGGATGGTCATGGACGTATTGCCGGTCATTCCGCCAGAGCTGCGCCCGATGGTGCAGTTGGATGGCGGTCGATTCGCTACTTCCGATTTGAACGACTTGTACCGTCGCGTCATCAACCGGAACAACCGCTTGAAGCGGCTGCTGGACCTCGGTGCGCCGGATATTATCGTACAGAACGAGAAGCGCATGCTGCAGGAAGCTGTGGACGCCCTGATTGATAATGGACGTCGGGGACGTCCGGTAACAGGTCCCGGCAACCGTCCGTTGAAATCGCTCAGCCACATGCTGAAGGGCAAGCAAGGGCGCTTCCGCCAAAACCTGCTCGGCAAGCGCGTTGACTACTCCGGTCGTTCCGTTATTGTTGTTGGACCGAACCTGAAGATGTATCAATGCGGCCTTCCGAAGGAGATGGCGTTGGAGCTGTTCAAGCCGTTCGTTATGAAAGAGCTTGTAAGCAAAGGCTTAGCTCACAATATCAAGAGCGCAAAGCGCAAGGTGGAGAAGGTCAGCCCTGAAGTGTGGGATGTCCTTGAACAAGTAATTAAGGAGCATCCGGTTCTGCTGAACCGCGCGCCTACGTTGCACAGACTCGGCATTCAGGCATTCGAGCCGATTCTGGTCGAAGGCAAGGCGATCCGTCTCCATCCGCTCGTATGTACAGCTTACAATGCCGACTTTGACGGAGACCAAATGGCGGTTCACGTACCGTTGTCATCTGAGGCTCAAGCGGAAGCAAGACTGCTGATGCTGGCTTCGGGCAACATTCTGAATCCGAAGGACGGCAAGCCAGTCGTTACGCCTTCTCAGGATATGGTGCTCGGCAGCTTCTATTTGACTGTCGACAATCCGGAGGCCAAGGGAACAGGTGCGATCTTCAGCTCGGCAGAGGAAGCGTTCGCCGCTTATCAGAACGGCCATGTAGCGCTCCATGCGCGCTGTGCCATACCGGTCAAAGCGTTGAAGAAGGACAGCTTTACGGAAGAGCAGAATAAGGCCATGCTGATCACAACGGTCGGCAAGATTATCTTTAACGATATTTTTCCAAGCTCGTTCCCGTACATTAACGATCCCAGCAAGAACAACCTGCTGTATGGAACGCCGGAAGAATACTTCGTATATGAAAAGGGCGTAGATCTGAGGGAACGGATTCTCAACATGCCGGTTCGGCAAGCGATTGGCAAGGAGAATCTCGGAGCGATCATCGGCGAGTGCTTCCGCCGTTATCACACAACCCAAACGTCGATTATTCTCGACCGCATTAAGGAAACCGGCTTTACGTATTCCACGAAGGCGGGTATCTCCATTGCGGTGGCGGACGTTATCGTGCCGGATGAGAAGCGCGCTATTATGAGCGAGTCCGAAGAGAAGGTCAAGGTCGTTACGAACCAGTATCGCCGCGGCTTGATTACGAACGACGAGCGCTATGACCGCATTATTGCCATCTGGAGTAAAGCGAAGGACGATCTGACCGACATTCTGATGAAGTCGCTTGACCGTTTCAACTCCATCTCCATGATGGTCGAGTCTAAAGCGCGGGGTAACAAATCACAGATCACGCAGCTTGGCGGTATGCGCGGCCTGATGGCGAACCCGTCCGGACGCATTATCGAGTTGCCGATCAAGTCGAACTTCCGCGAGGGTCTGACCGTTTTGGAATACTTTATTTCCACGCACGGCGCGCGGAAAGGCTTGGCGGATACCGCTTTGAGAACAGCCGACTCGGGTTACCTGACTCGCCGTCTGGTCGATGTTGCTCAGGATGTGATCGTTCGCGAAGAGGATTGCGGCACAGACAAAGGCTTCGTCGTTGGCAAGATTCACGATGGCCGCGAGGTTATCGAGGATCTGTATGATCGCCTGGAAGGACGCTATTCGTTCGAAACCGTCCGTCATCCGGAGAGCGGTGATGTTATCGTTGGCCGCAATGAGCTGATCGATTCCAATATCGCCGAAGCGATTGTGGCAGCAGGCATCGAACGCGTTCAAATACGCTCGGTACTGAGCTGCCGCACCCAGCATGGTGTCTGCAAGCGTTGCTATGGGCGGAATCTGGCAACAGGCAAGCACGTGGAAATCGGCGAGGCCGTCGGCATTATTGCCGCTCAATCGATCGGCGAGCCAGGCACGCAGTTGACGATGCGGACGTTCCACACCGGCGGTGTTGCCGGGGACGATATCACGCAAGGTTTGCCGCGTATCCAGGAGCTGTTCGAGGCGCGCAATCCGAAAGGGCAGGCCATTATCTCGGAAATCGACGGGGTCATCAAGGATATTCGCGATGCCAAGGATCGCCGGGAAATCGAAGTGGAGGGCGAAGCCGAAACGAAGGTGTACAGCGTAAGCTTCGGATCGCGCATTCGCGTCAGCGTAGGGCAGGAAATCGAGGCTGGCGACGAAATTACCGACGGTTCCATCGATCCTAAGGATATGCTTCGCATTAAGGGTATCCGAGGCGTGCAGAACTACATTCTTCAAGAAGTGCAGCGCGTGTACCGGAACCAAGGCGTTGAGATCAATGACAAGCACGTGGAGGTCATGATTCGTCAGATGCTGCGCAAGATCCGCATTGTGGACAACGGGGATACAACCTTGCTGCCGGGGGCATTCGTGGACATTCACGAATATGAGGAAGCAAACAAGGTTGCCTTGTTCGCGGGCAAGGAGCCTGCCGTTGCCAAACCGGTTCTGCTCGGTATCACGAAGGCATCTCTCGAAACGGATTCCTTCCTGTCGGCTGCATCCTTCCAGGAGACAACTCGCGTCCTGACCGACGCCGCCATCAAAGGCAAAGTCGATCAGCTGCTTGGTCTCAAGGAGAATGTCATTATCGGCAAGCTGATTCCTGCCGGAACAGGCATGAACCGATATCGGGGCATCGATATTATCGATCCGAACGAGCCGGAATCTGAGGAATTAGAGGACTTCGCAGAAGCTGTGCCGGTGGAATAA